In Ananas comosus cultivar F153 linkage group 10, ASM154086v1, whole genome shotgun sequence, the sequence AGCCTCTCCATGGATTCCGAGAACCCCCCGAGCTCCTCCCCTTCTCCCCCCCGCGCCATGGCCGAGCTCGATCGCAATCGCCGCCAACTCAGCTGCGAGATCAAGCTACTGCAGctgctcctccccctcctccccaaATGGCAAATTGGGTACGACATTTTCGGGAGATGCAGCATCTCCTTCACCGCGGCATTAGGGCTTCACCATTTGCCGCTACCCGTTTTGTTTGGATTGGGTTCACTTTTCTAATTGGATCGGGTCCTGAAAACTCTATTGGTCCAAAAGTAGTCAGAATCTATAACCTTATGAAAGCCCGTGTTCTCTTTGTCCACGTGGCAGCATTAGCTTAATCTAATTTTTGGTGGACCCTACCTGTCATTCTAAGAGACTGTTAATTAGTGGGTGGGGCCCACCCAACCTAAAAATTTGTTCTATTCTGTttcccatttaattttttattttctaattaatttcgTCTTTTCCACCACCGTCTCCTTCGCTCGCCTTTCTAGGTGCCGCTCCGACTCCCGTTCCCTCTCTGGACGGAATATTGGCCGAGTTCATGGCCGTCCCTTCTTCTGGTCGCGCCGTTCCCGTTAGCGACGCTTCGTTTCGGCTTATGCATCACCTCCGGTCGCTTCGTTTCGTTCGCACCCTAGATGCCGCTCCGACAACCGTTCCCTCTTTGGACGGAATCTTGGCCGAGTTCATGGCCGTCCCTTCTTCCGGTCGCGCCGTTCCCGTTAGCAACGCTTCGTTTCGGCTTATGCATCCCTTCCGGTCACGAAAATGGTGCGAATTTATTCTCCATGGTTCCTTCTTACTGCCTATATAATATCCctctgtaaaaaaaatatttgcgtTTCCTGGTGATTTTTTTCTTATCTGATTTGGTAGTGATCACTCTGCGGGCTTTGATTTCACCTCCAGGGAAGCGGATCGAGCGGAAGCTTCTTGATTACAGTCAAGAGGCTCGATTACTGTCAAGAGGCTGAGTGGTTCGGAggtgagaaaaaaagaaagctcGCTCTTTTGATGTTTTCGAATGTTTTGGAGGTGAAAACAGATCCTTTTTTAATGCTCCTCACAATTATAAAAATGTCCTTTAGTTGAAGATGTCACAACACTTATAGATTTGTTTCAAAATaaaatgtatacatatatatttatttagtctCTTTAGTCCCTTCTTGCTGCCTATATACTATGcctctgtaaaaaaaatttattttgcatcTCTTGGTGATTTTTTTCATCTCTGATTTTGGTAGCGGTCCCTACACGGCTTCGATTTCACCTCCGGGGAAGCGGATCGAGCAAAGGCTTCTCGATTACAGTCAAGAGGCTCGATTACAGCCAAGGGGTCGAGCGATTCGGAggtgagaaaaataaaaaactctcTCTGTTGATGTTCCTCTTTTGAATGTTTTTGGATGTGATAAcagttccctttttttttcactattcaaATCTGACAAATTTtcaataggaaaaaaaatcactatATCATGTTGTCACAATGCAGCCAATCACGTAAAATTAGTGGACTCATAAGGAATGGTTCTATAGTTATTTCactaaacttaaattttgtttttgtacagtgtttttttttttactggttTGTATGGAACCTGCTTATTTGCTTTTTATCTAATGCAAACTTTCGCTAATTTAGGTTTACCCTGAAGGAACGCATTTGGTGATTCCATGATTTGAGCGGCCTATAATTTATGATGTCCTTGCTCGACCCCATATTCTGGGGAGTACATCAGGAAGCCACGGTTTTAAATGGTAATTTTCTTTCTACCTAATATGTGCATATGTCAATTCCCTCCATGTTTTTATCCCTGTTTAATAATTTACAGTTTTAGTTTCTCTCATCGACCTGAAGAGtttcgttttttaattttttgaatgtaTGACAAATTTTTGAGCTAGCTAGATTATGCAAGTTTGCGAATTTGTTTCATCACcaattttgatataattacGTTTTCTTTCTAATATTTGTTGATTAACCCCTTCGCCTTCATGCTCGCGAGCGACTGGTTCGTCATCACCATCTCGCCAATTGCGTCGTCGCGATCGTGGTCGCGCGTTGGGATGGGGGTTGAGAGATTTCGAAAGGGTTAGAGGAGGTCATGGTGATGGAGGTCGGTTTTGATCTCAATACACTTTTTTGTGAACTTcttaatttcaataaaaaaggAATTGGTAGTTTTTTAATGTCAGTTTTAAGCAAAGTTTTTTTGCTCAATTATGAAAGATATGTTTTTTTAAGAAAGGGcactattgaaaatttagatttataagAGGCAGGGttaatatatgaataaaatcTTCAGTTTTAGTCCTTTTTCCACTATCTATCCGTTTGGTCATGCGTggtaatattttgatttatcaTTGGCATATTTTGATTTATCATTGGCCCTAGAccaaatgctatatatatatatatatattggttctATTTGGTGGTGGTACAGGCTAAGCGCATGCTGAAAAATCTGAGTATAAAGACAAGTCCACAAAATACTGAATACAAGATTGTTGGCTTGAGTGAACTGCCGTGCAATGAGCAAATGTAATTATTTCTTTGAATTTATATGATGTGTACTTAACCTTTATCTTACCATGAATGTTTAAAATTTACTCACCAAGAGAATTCAGGAGAAATCGAAGTCAACATTACTCATGGTTCTTTTGTATCTTTGATGCCTTATTTATCGATTTCATGGAGTAGATTGAATTTGTATGTTGTTAGCTAATGTCTGTCTGTCATTATTGTTTCATCAGGTTTGTATTAAAGCAGAGAAATGGTAGGGATGGAAATGGTGAAGATTTCCATACTTCAGAAATAACAGTCTATGAGTATTTTGTTAAACATCGGAATATTGAGTTAAGGTATTCGGCTGATCTGCCATGCATTAATGTTGGAAAACCAAAGCGCCCCACGTACATTCCCATGGAGGtctgtttgttttttaatttatttgtggaAGTATTTTTAGTTTTCGATGCTTATAAATTTGTTGATGCTTCTTTCACTTCCCAGTTATGCAATTTAGTATCACTGCAAAGATACACAAAGGCTTTATCTAACCTTCAACGTGCCTCACTGGTGGAGAAATCGAGGCAGAAGCCTCAAGAGAGAATGAGGGTTTTAAATGATGTGagtctctcttcttctctctattCGTGTGCGCGCATGCGTGTGCGTATGTCTGTTTGTGTGTCTGTGTGTCCTCGCTTGTCCTTAGTTGTCTCCGTTTTTTTGCCCTCTATGTAGGCCTTAAAGCACAGCAATTATGATTCTGAGCCAATGCTGCGGGCTTGCGGTATTTCCATTGCTACAAGTTTTACACAAGTGGAAGGCCGTGTTTTACCAGCCCCAAAGGTTAGCATCAACATTAAAAACTATCAGTTATGATTACTATATTCCTTGTTAATGCTAACAAACTTTCTTGACCAATAGCTGAAAGTTGGTAACGGTGAAGATTTTCTTCCACGAAATGGGAGATGGAACTTCAACAACAAGGTCATTTTTTGTTGTTCTATTGCTTCATCCCATAACTTTTTGattatgataaaaaaagaaaattcgcTGTTTTCCTTTTTGCAGAAACTGGTTCAGCCCTCAAATGTTGATCGCTGGGCTGTGGTCAATTTCTCGGCTCGTTGTGATATCAGGTCTCTTGTCCGAGATCTGATCAAATGTGGAGATATGAAAGGAATTGTAGGTTATCCTTGTTATCTTGTTACTCTTTGTGTCCTTTTAATCTGTATTTATTCATTGCTATTTTTTTGCTACTCTTTAGTCCATTGAGCAACCATTCGATGTATTTGAAGAGAGTCCTCAGTTGAGGCGAGCTCCTCCCACTGCTAGGGTGGAAGACATGTTTCAACAAATTAAGACAAAGCTTCCAGGAGCACCACGTTTCCTTCTCTGCCTTTTGCCTGAGCGGAAGAACTGTGATGTTTATGGTCTGTTCTGTGAAATTGCACTTTCACCACTCTTATGATCCTTTTCTTAGTTTCTGGCCATGTTCAATGATAGGACCTTGGAAGAGAAAATGCCTCGCTGAATTTGGAATTGTCACACAATGCATTGCTCCAACTAGAGTCAATGATCAGTACCTTACAAATGTGCTCCTAAAGATTAATGCCAAGGTCCattttttatatgctttttgtcaaattataatttccttttgttttaaatcttaaattgcTTTCTTATGGCTATGAACAGCTGGGTGGAATCAACTCGTTGTTGcatgttgagcatactcctgCTATTCCTCTGGTGTCTAAGATGCCCACAATTATCTTGGGGATGGATGTTTCCCATGGACAGCCAGGGCAATCTGATGTGCCATCAATTGctgctgtaaatataaattccaTCTTTGTTGGGTGCttgggttttttttctttttctttttgaaaaaaatatagctGACCTTGTCCCTGTGTTTGTTTGGTGGAAATTGTTAGGTTGTTAGTTCTAGACAGTGGCCTCTCATTTCAAAGTATAGGGCATCTGTCCGAACCCAGTCGCCAAAGGTGGAAATGATAGACTCCTTATTTAGACCTACTGAAAATGATGATCAAGGAATAATGAGGTCAAACTTTTCTGCATTTTTTGGATTCTTTGCTTTACTGTATATATGACAAGAATTTGCTGTATATATGACAAGAATTTGCTTTTAGTCTGATAGTTGAATTCTTTTATGNAGATACTTTCTAATAAGTTCTACGAACGTgatattaagttttttatttgttgGCATTGGCAATGATGACaaaatgatgacaaaatgaATAATCTTATGATTAATATAAAAAGAGTATATACATGGTAAGGCAACTTGGATGGCAGTTATGCAACCGTTGCAACCAAGAATTTCGCTTAACAAGTGATGAAGCAAAGATTGAGATAGTTTACATTtgtaattacttatatatttggCGATTATgacaaaatgaaataaaattacgGTTGAATGTCAATGAAGATTTTACACAGTAAATTAACTAGAATGGcaattacaaaataattgcaaccAGTTATTCCCCTTGACAAAGGATGCATCTATATCTATAGCCCCTATGAAAGCCCGTTCTCTTTGTCCACATGGCAACATTAGCTTAATCTAATTTTCTGTGGACCCTATCTGTAATCTTAAGATACTTTGTTAATTAGTGGGCGAGTCCCACCCAACCAAATAACTTTTCCTCCCTACTCCGCTTCCCATTTAGTTTTCTATGCTTCTAAATAACTTCATCTTCCACCTTCGTCTCCGTCGCTCGCCCCTCTAGGTGCCGCTTAGACTCCTGTTCCCTCTTTGGACAGAATGTTGGGACGAGCTCATGGTCGGGCCTTCTTCCCATCGCGCCCGTTCCCGTTAGTGACGCTTCGTTTCATTCGACCCTAGGTGCCGCTCCGACTGCTGTTCCCTCTCTGGACGGAATGTTTCCTCTCTAGCCGGAATGTTGGGTCGAGTTCATGGTCGATCCTTCTTACGGTCGCGCCATTTCCATTGGCGACGCTTCGTTTCGGCTTATTCATCCCCTCCGGACACGAAAATGGTTCGGATTCATTCTCCGTGGTCCTTTTTTGCTGCCTATATAATATGTctctgtaaaaaaattatttgcagcaaaaaaaaatctatttcttTGTCGGTGGGTATCAACTAGGATGGCAGTTACTAAATAAATGCAACCAGTGATTACCCCCAGCAAGATATGCAGAAGCTATTGAGAACATATAACTATACGCGGTACCTTTTCTCAAAGACTTCTGAAATGAGAAAAAAACTATTGTTGACTATTGATAATACTCATTACATGTCTGAGcctatatttaaaatagaattttactACCTGTTGATCTTTTTTGATTTACTCAAATTTCTACTACTACTGCTTATACTCcttatgatatatattttaccattattttaggtttgcattttttttcccttttttttactaCAAGTTCTTGCCGATATTCCTCTAGCTTCTACTCAACCTTAGGTGCcgtttctttattttatttcactttATATCTTTTCGATCATTGTTATgatgttttttttacttttataatcaATTTTCAAAGTTGTTGCTTCACTTGAGGTATAGTTTCTGATTAGATTCTATTTTCTTTTGTCGACATGTCAGTATTTTCTTATATTTGGACTTTTGTACAAAATACCTGTTAGTTTAACTATCTTGCTTAATTGTGGGTTTCTATAGGATTTGTGCCCGCCTAATATGTCAGCTTAACTTATCTATTGGCTTAATTCATATTTTACAAAGTAAATTAACTAGGATGGACATTGCGAAATAATTACAACCAGTGTGTCTCTATATTAGTTTCTTTGATTGTTGTGTTGGTGTTTTCTTACTATtcctttttaaaattatttgactaTAAGTTTTGCaacttatatattataattaattttgtaagttGCTGCTTCACTTGATTTTCGAACTACTGCAATCGCATATTTTTGGGACAGTAGGTTAGTAATATTTCTCAATCAAGTTTTTCTATTAGTCatatttcattctttctttaattttttactgaCTATTGCCTTTTCTTTCAGCCAACTCTTGCACTCTTTCCTGGACTTCTACAAGCACTCTTTCCTCGGCTTATACATCTCTCAATTTTATTATATCTATGGTCACTCATGCTGCTGTTGAATTAACTgcttatacttttatttgtttgttactcaaaattttttagttcttttatgtatttactattttgtccttaactgtatatcatattttatacttaaaatagtggctacttttattgttttgGTGATAGCTTCCATGCTGCGAGGTTTCTACTACTTTTTACTTCTAAATCTTATAtgagtttattatattttatattctgaAGTTTTTCAAGTATGCCagacttttttttgtttaaagtcGCTGAATTACAACTACTTTTGTTTAATTATAGCTtcaagtgtttttttttcttttgcctaTTGAATGTAAACTGATTAAATTGCTTTAAGCCATCTCTGTATAGAAATTTGTGCGAGGTTAGAATgtgtcgctttttttttttttcgtaaactTATGAGGCAttcttttgatttcttttaaTCATTATATGTATTCAAATCTTGATGAAGACAAAATTTCGCTACAACAATATTTGCCcgtcgcatcgcgcgggtcactacactagtcaATAATTAAATTGCCTATctgcacgggccgtatccaccgcaTCGTATCGTGTAAACAAAATATCGATAAGATACAGCCTGGTGCGGGGCCGATAGAGCAATTCAAAACTCTTTATTCctgaaattagtaaataattttttcagtaaaatttaaaaaataataataataataataatatatgaaataattgacatattttattgctaaaattaataaatatttcattcCATTACGTGTCAATACACATATTTTTTTGTAACCGGCATGCATCGGCACGACCTGACACACACCATAGCGTACCGCGCCGATAAGCTTTGGGCATAATTCCGTGCCtcggcacttaaattcttagtCACAATTACCAAATTCGACCCATAAAGAATTATGTCTTATGTATTACAACCCGCGGCTCGGCCCGTGAGGCCCGGGACTCGTATTGGGCCTATCGGTAGGCCCATTAGAGTGAGCCGAATCAGGCTAATATATAATCGGACTCAAAACCTCGCTCGACCCTCTAGTTGTTTAGGTCTACGCTAACAAATGAATTGTTCAGTATATTTTGCACTTTTATttaatgcttttatatatataataatatgttttcagtgttacatatttataatttatcatTCCCACAATTgccaatttttttcaaaattttgcggAACTCTGAATTTTTTAAACTCACAGAATTTCAACTAAATACAGTAACAACAATAAAATACCAAGAATTGACCGTACCTACTACAGTTGGCTAAAAACTTAACGATGTATACGTGAGATCCTAAATTCAAAACCTAATTAATTGCTTCATACAATAAAGTTTTAACCGAGTTCATttctaaataataaacaaagtgGACAATATATTACCTTTatctctagaaaaaaaaatgaaaaacaactTTTAATAGAAGACAAAGGCCGTCGAAATTCTAATTACATGGTCACTCTATTTTTTTCAGTGAGACACGTGACTCCAAAGTGCTaatcaataattctaaaaattcaaacaaaaaataaagacatacattataattaaaatatatagatgcaCCTGCATTTGCAGGTCCCACAAGCCATGCACAACATGTGACGTTACGTACGTACCCACGTTGTCACTTCTCCGCACCAATTTGATGCTCAACCACGTGATCAGCAATGATAGGGCCAACTCGATCAACTCCAAACAACTCtcattattcattatttttttagtgCCAGTGAGGAACCGTTGACGTTGGTTTTTTTTTAGCAGAACAGATGTATTGAAATTGGTTGCCGTCTGCCATACGAATATGGCTGAATTCgaagttttttataaaacagATGTACTGAAATTGATTGCTGTTTGCAAGATGAATTCGGCAGAATTTGTAAGTATCTATTAATTAACTATTCAAAAAATCGATCTCATGCTTGTTATCGTCCTTGTTCGTAAGACTATTTAGGGAGGTAGGGAAATTGTGTTCGACAAAAAGGTCGCAAAAAATACGCGCCGCACCAACTTTCCATGATTGGTACTCATATGAGACGAAAAGTTGCGCCATCAATTTTCTATAAGAAGTTTTTATTCGAGCGTTCTGGTAAAAAAGTGagtattttcattttcatttttcagAACCGATAATTTTAGATCTCACTTTTAATGAACCTAACACACTCTAAAATTAgctatttctaaattatttttttactagatAAATCTTCTGTAGAGTATAATATCAGAGCCGGTCTTAAAGCCTCTCTACTGCAAGAAGTTTTTGGGTTTAAGTTTCATATTTAACTTGTGGTTTGATCCCCGCTCGTGTGTTTCACAAATCTTCAAGAACATCAAagcaaaacaaagaaaagaaataattaaaataattaaagttatttatttcttttcaatTCCCCAACACATTCAAAcacattttattaattataagatGATGAGTTGATATTTCATACTAACATGTATCAATAATACGCATTGCTAAAAAAGCTCTCAATACAATTATCACATAAAATCTGCGAAACGTTTGCGTTCGCCGGTCCGACGCATCGCGGCGTCTTAAACTGGCTCACCGCGGCCCCGAGGCCCAGGAAATGGTGAAGAATCTTCTGGAATGTCCCTCCTCGAACAATGCGGAGCTCGAGGGGCCCGATAGATTTGATCTTTCTCGACCCGACATAGCCCGCATCGATCAGCGCGCGGTCCAGGCAATCGCAGCAGCTTTGTAGCACATCCTTTGGGGCATTATCAGCACTCAGTTCCCAGAAGATTACGTAGTGGCCCGGGTCCGTGGACATGTCGGCCTGGCTCGTGAAGTCGACTAGATCGAGCTTCTCCGCCGCTAGCAGCTTGGAGGCTTCCTCGACAGCTAACTGGAGGTCCTTCTCGGTGTTCTTGTCGATGTTGATGGACAGCAGGAGGTTCCTCCTGCATACGAATTTGAGCTTCGGTGTCGAGTTGTGGAAACCCGCGACTTTCACAACATCGCCTAGTCGGTATCGATACAATCCTGTTTGCCATTACAACAGACGCAAACCAAATATATGTAACGACTACGTTGGATCTTATTTTCAGGTATTTCGAGTTCTTAACACGATCATCTTACTATATATGAATAGTTACTTTTGCATGCAATGTTCAATACTCGTTGCAATATAAGCTATAGTTTTCTAGGAGGGGGGGGGGGacgaatttttatatttacctaATCAACAAACGAAAAGCAGCAAAGGTAAGaaaatggtatatatatatataatagagagagagagagagattagagagagagagagagtccgcgtacttatgctattaatagatgaagcacttggtgcttacCAGTTTtcgtcgttagatctacccttttgatcattttcaccgtttagatctatatatattcaaccaaccactccaTCAACCTTGGGAGCCCACACATCTTAACCGCAACATcatcttaatccaatggccaaaaacttggagTAGCACCaagacttggtgctattaatagtatattagcctgttattatatatatatatatatatatataatatatggagTCCAGCTAGTTATGTGGTGctttgtaaaagcaccaaacatttggcactacaacaaaaaacggtctatagcgacacttttaaatgtaggttaCATTGTCAAAAAAGTCTGATCTAGCTAAATTACCGAACTTTTAGATAAAGTGTTGTATATGTGGGGTCGCCTAGGTTATATAGTGAGCAGTTTAAGAGTGTCGCTcctaaagaaaaaataaaaataaaaaaaaacaaacagagTGCTCTGACTATTTTACCAACAACTTATTTAAgtcatttagcaaccgccgaactCTAATTTCGTTGGTTGCGGTGGCGgtaggaggacgacaggaatgaCTCTTCGTCTAGTAATTTCAGTAGAATTGAatgtgaaga encodes:
- the LOC109716183 gene encoding protein argonaute 4B-like isoform X2: MAKRMLKNLSIKTSPQNTEYKIVGLSELPCNEQMFVLKQRNGRDGNGEDFHTSEITVYEYFVKHRNIELRYSADLPCINVGKPKRPTYIPMELCNLVSLQRYTKALSNLQRASLVEKSRQKPQERMRVLNDALKHSNYDSEPMLRACGISIATSFTQVEGRVLPAPKLKVGNGEDFLPRNGRWNFNNKKLVQPSNVDRWAVVNFSARCDIRSLVRDLIKCGDMKGISIEQPFDVFEESPQLRRAPPTARVEDMFQQIKTKLPGAPRFLLCLLPERKNCDVYGPWKRKCLAEFGIVTQCIAPTRVNDQYLTNVLLKINAKLGGINSLLHVEHTPAIPLVSKMPTIILGMDVSHGQPGQSDVPSIAAVVSSRQWPLISKYRASVRTQSPKVEMIDSLFRPTENDDQGIMRSNFSAFFGFFALLYI
- the LOC109716183 gene encoding protein argonaute 4B-like isoform X1, producing the protein MVMEAKRMLKNLSIKTSPQNTEYKIVGLSELPCNEQMFVLKQRNGRDGNGEDFHTSEITVYEYFVKHRNIELRYSADLPCINVGKPKRPTYIPMELCNLVSLQRYTKALSNLQRASLVEKSRQKPQERMRVLNDALKHSNYDSEPMLRACGISIATSFTQVEGRVLPAPKLKVGNGEDFLPRNGRWNFNNKKLVQPSNVDRWAVVNFSARCDIRSLVRDLIKCGDMKGISIEQPFDVFEESPQLRRAPPTARVEDMFQQIKTKLPGAPRFLLCLLPERKNCDVYGPWKRKCLAEFGIVTQCIAPTRVNDQYLTNVLLKINAKLGGINSLLHVEHTPAIPLVSKMPTIILGMDVSHGQPGQSDVPSIAAVVSSRQWPLISKYRASVRTQSPKVEMIDSLFRPTENDDQGIMRSNFSAFFGFFALLYI